The Salmo salar unplaced genomic scaffold, Ssal_v3.1, whole genome shotgun sequence nucleotide sequence tatacgtggttacatatcacaatattatctttaacgatattatatacatggttacatatcacaatattatctttaatgatattatatacatggttacatatcacaatattatctttaatgatattatatacgtggttacatatcacaatattatctttaatgatattatatacatggttacatatcacaatattatctttaatgatattatatacatggttacatatcacaatattatctttaagaAGTCCcaactgagagcatcctgtcgggctgtatcaccgcctggtacggcaactgcattgcccacaaccgcagggatTTCCAGAGGGTGGTATtggtattgttgtgaattgttagatactactgcactgttggagctatgaacacaagcatttagttacactcgcaataacatctgctaaatatgtgtatgtgaccaataaaatttgatttgatttgaactttgTATCCATTCACTGATTGTTAAAATATTTTGCAAAAGTCACCCGAGCTCCGTAGACTGGTCTTcgctggctgtctgaccctgctgggacacctgttaccatctgtcaccatctgtccctgctgggacacctgtcaccatctgtcaccatctgaccctgctgggacacctgtcaccatctgtcaccatctgaccctgctgggacacctgttaccatctgtcaccatctgaccctgcagggacacctgttaccaccctgctgggacacctgttaccaccctgctgggacacctgttaccaccctgctgggtcacctgttaccaccctgctgggacacctgttaccaccctgctggacacctgttaccaccctgctggacacctgttaccaccctgctgggacacctgttaccaccctgcagggacacctgttaccaccctgctgggacacctgttaccaccctgctgggacacctgttaccaccctgctggacacctgttaccaccctgctgggacacctgttaacaccctgcagggacacctgttaccaccctgctggacacctgttaccaccctgctgggacacctgttaccaccctgctgggacacctgttaccaccctgctgggtcacctgttaccaccctgctgggacacctgttaccaccctgctgggacacctgttaccaccctgctgggacacctgttaccaccctgctgggacacctgttaccaccctgctggacacctgttaccaccctgctgggacacctgttaccaccctgctgggacacctgttaccaccctgctggacacctgttaccaccctgctgggacacctgttaccaccctgctgggacacctgttaccaccctgctgggacacctgttaccaccctgctgggacacctgttaccaccctgctggacacctgttaccaccctgctgggacacctgttaccaccctgctgggacacctgttaccaccctgctggacacctgttaccaccctgctgggacacctgttaccaccctgctgggacacctgttaccaccctgctggacacctgttaccaccctgctggacacctgttaccaccctgctggacacctgttaccaccctgctgggacacctgttaccaccctgctgggacacctgttaccaccctgctgggacacctgtcaccatctgacccttctGGGACAACTGtccccatctgaccctgctgggacaaaACAGCTGTTAGCTTGTTCATTGTCTACAGACAGACCTTCAAGTCGAGAGGGGATGaaatgttattgtagctaacgttacatgtcagttacactacTAGCTCAACCCTGGGAATAAACACTTGTTCTGTtaagtcaaacagcagttacctttGCCAGCTTTGATCAGTCAaataaagagtagccagtttctgctctgcttgcttttacaactctGAGAAAAAGCACAACACGCACAGAGACAGCAGCTACAGACAGCAGCATCGTGCCTTtcagaagctttgccttcacacagcctgtcagCAGCTAACAGCCCACCAGCAGCTAACAGCCTAGAACAGCCCCCAGGCTTAGACAGGGCCAACACTCTTATGGGTTAACCTgtcatcctccccttcatctacactgaataaagtggatttaacacgtgacaccaataaggaatcatagctttcacctggtcagtctatgtgatggaaagagcaggtgttcatgtattgtgtactcagtgtatatagactGCAGGTTGATAGAGCTGGGCACGTTCCAGGTCGTCGTTATTGCAGTCGTGTTGCACAGAGGATTACACATCACAACACATGGAGTTGATTATTAACTCCTCAGTAACCAGATTAATGTGATGAAGCAACGTTCAGCACGTCTCAACAGAGACTACCTGGAAGTGGACTAGTTTAAATTAACCAGATTAATGTTCAGCACGTCTCAACAGAGACTACCTGGATGTGGACTAGTTTAAATTAACCAGATTAATGTTCAGCACGTCTCAACAGAGACTACCTGGAAGTGGACTAGTTTAAATTAACCAGATTAATGTTCAGCACGTCTCAACAGAGACTACCTGGAAGTGGACTAGTTTAAATTAACCAGATTAATGTTCAGCACGTCTCAACAGAGACTACCTGGAAGTGGACTAGTTTAAATTAGTGTCCAgaggttgatttggtactaggccagactagtgtctagggttgatttggtactaggccagactagtgtctaggggttgatttggtactaggccagactagtgtctaggggttgatttggtactaggccagactagtgtctaggggttgatttggtactaggccagactagtgtctaggggttgatttggtactaggccagactagtgtctaggggttgatttggtactaggccagactagtgtctaggggttgatttggtactaggccggACACTTGAGGCAGTAGTGAAACCAGAGTAACAGCATAGCACCCTGCATACCACTGCTGGCTTATTTCTGAAGCCAAGCAGgtttggtcctggatgggagaccagatgctgctggaagtggttttggagggccagtaggaggtgctCTTTCCTCTGATCTAAaaaaaacaatatcccaatgacccagggcagtgatttgggacattacaattggctcattcatccctctcccctgtaactgttccccaggtcgttgctgtaaatgagaatgtgttctcagtcaacttacctggtaaaataaaaaagtaggGTTATTATAGACTGATGAAACGTCCTCCCTCCAGTGGTGAAAACAGAGAACTGCAGGGTAATTATAGACTGACGTCACGTCCTCCCTCCAATGGTGAAAACAGAGAACTGCAGGGTTATTATAGACTGATGACACGTCCTCCCTCCAGTGGTGAAAACAGAGAACTGCAGGGTAATTATAGACTGACGTCACGTCCTCCCTCCAATGGTGAAAACAGAGAACTGCAGGGTTATTATAGACTGATGACATGTCCTCCATCCAGTGGTGAAAACAGAGAACTGCAGGGTTATTATAGACTGATGACACATCCTCCCTCCAGTGGTGAAAACAGAGAACTGCAGGGTAATTATAGACTGATGACACATCCTCCCTCCAGTGGTGAAAACAGAGAACTGCAGGGTTATTATAGACTGATTTCACGTCCTCCCTCCAGTGGTGAAAACAGAGAACTGCAGGGTTATTATAGACTGATGACACATCCTCCCTCCAGTGGTGAAAACAGAGAACTTGCAGGGTTATTATAGACTGATGTCACTTCCTCCCTCCAGTGGTGAAAACAGAGAACTGCAGGGTTATTATAGACTGATGTCACTTCCTCCCTCCAGTGGTGAAAACAGAGTACTGCAGGGTTATTATAGACTGATGTCACGTCCTCCCTCCAGTGGTGAAAACAGAGTACTGCAGGGTTATTATAGACTGATGACATGTCCTCCCTCCAGTGGTGAAAACAGAGAACTGCAGGGTTATTATAGACTGATGTCACTTCCTCCCTCCAGTGGTGAAAACAGAGTACTGCAGGGTTATGTCCTgtcctctgtggctcagttggtagagcatggtgtttgcaatgccagggttgtgggttcgattcccattggGGACCATtacggagagagaaaaaaatatgaaatgtatgcactcactactttaagtcgctctggataagagcttctgctaaatgacaaaaatgtaaaaaatgttattatAGACTGATGTCACTTCCTCCCTCCAGTGGTGAAAACAGAGAACTGCAGGGTTATTATAGACTGATGACACATCCTCCCTCCAGTGGTGAAAACAGAGAACTGCAGGGTTATTATAGACTGATGTCACTTCCTCCCTCCAGTGGTGAAAACAGAGAACTGCAGGGTTATTATAGACTGATGACACATCCTCCCTCCAGTGGTGAAAACAGAGTACTGCAGGGTTATTGTAGACTGATGTCATGTTCTCCCTCCAGTGGTGAAAACAGAGAACTGCAGGGTTATTATAGACTGATGTCACTTCCTCCCTCCAGTGGTGAAAACAGAGTACTGCAGGGTTATGTcctgtcctgtgtggctcagttggtagagcatggtgtttgcaatgccagggttgtgggttcgattcccattggGGACCATTACGGAGAGAAAacaaatatgaaatgtatgcactcactactttaagtcgctctggataagagcgtctactaaatgacaaaaatgtaaaaaatgttgttATAGACTGATGTCACTTCCTCCCTCCAGTGGTGAAAACAGAGAACTGCAGGGAAATTATAGACTTATATCCATAATATCAGCTGTATAATCTGATCACCAACTGTTTAAGGATTTAACATTCATTATCTCTGTCATTAACATATTATTGAATGTATTAGTTTGAAACCTTTAAAATAGAATATAATGGATGTAACAGTTATTAATGCATTTATACCTCAGAGACACCTCAGGAACAGGGGGGACaggaggaacagggggaacaggtggaacaggtggaacaggtggaacagggggaacaggaggaacagggggaacagggggaacagggggaacagggggaacaggtggaacaggtggaacaggtggaacagggggaacaggaggaacagggggaacagggggaacagggggaacaggaggaacaggtggaacagggggaacagggggaacaggtggaacagggggaacaggtggaacagggggaacaggaggaacagggggaacagggggaacagggggaacaggtggaacaggtggaacagggggaacaggtggaacagggggaacaggtggaacaggtggaacaggtggaacaggtggaacagggggaacagggggaacaggtggaacaggtggaacagggggaacaggtggaacagggggaacaggtggaACAGGTGGAACAGGTGGAACAGGGGGAACATGGAAATAAAGACAACAGCATTGAAAGTTTTGTTGATTTATTAGTTATAAcataacattaatttattttactttttaggttaattattattttgaatCAGTTCCAATGATCTCTTTAACGCTATTAAACACATGATATGAACTGAAGCTCAGGAAGGAGTTGCAGTCAGAAAGGGGGAAGGTGGGTTTATAAAAGCCTACATGGTTTAAATGAAAACATATAGTCAACATAACTCACAGGATCAGAACAACACATATGGTTCCCTCTGTCTTAAAGGTACAGTAACATACAACACATGTGGTTCCCTCTGTCTTAAAGGTACAGTAACATACAACACATATGGTTCCCTCTGTCTTAAAGGCACAGTAACATACAACACATGTGGTTCCCTCTGTCTTAAAGGTACAGTAACATACAACACATATGGTTCCCTCTGTCTTAAAGGTAATATACAGATCATAGTGATAAGTCAATAGAATATTGGATGTAaccattctagaacacagtgatgtaaataaaatataaagcaaaataataataaatcactCTAGAACACGGTgatgtaaataaaataataagatACCACTCTAGAACACGGTgatgtaaataaaataataagatATCATTCTAGAACACAGTGATGTAAATTTAATAATAAGATATCATTCTAGAACACAGTGatgtaaataaaacaataagataCAATTCTAGAACACAGTgatgtaaataaaataataagatATCATTCTAGAACACGGTgatgtaaataaaataataacatatcattctagaacacagtgatgtaaataaaacaataagataccattctagaacacagtgaTGTAAATTTAATAATAAGATATCATTCTAGAACACGGTGATGTAAATATAATAATAAGATATCATTCTAGAACACAGTGatgtaaatataaataataagatatcattctagaacacagtgatgtaaataaaataataagatATAATTCTTAAAGGgaaacttcaggattttggcaatgagaccTTTATCTATTTACCCAGAGTCAGTTGAACTCGTTGATGCCATTTTTATGTCTCAGAATGTAGGAAGTTAGATGCTAACGTTACAGCAATAACTGGAAGTCTATGGCagatcatctgactctgggtcagtagataaaggagttaatctgactctgggtcagtagataaaggagttagaacggtagaacaggagaacaggagaacagtagaacggtagaacaggagaacaggagaacaggagaacaggagaacagtagaacaggagaacaggagaacaggagaactggagaacagtagaacactagaacagtagaacagtagaacagtagaacaggagaAGGAAACTAAAGGAAATGAAGGGCCAATAGCCTTCAGACGGTCAAAAGCGGAGAGGTCTCTTCTCTGCCTTATGGACACCAAGAAGATAACAAGGTGAGGTTGCCCTGCTAAATAAATTACCTCAATATGTCTGCATTTAAAACAAACATGTCTTCCAGCGAACATGAACTCTTCATTTTCAACAAGGTATTGAAAAACCTCTTCATACTCCCCATATCTGCATCCCAGAACATCTTCTCAAACTGAGGATGGTCATCACcatcattaccaccaccaccaccaccatcaccatcatcatcagcaCCATCACAGTCATCATCAGCACCACCATCATGACTTTTCATCGACTCCATCAGGTCAGGGTGgtttatcatcatcatcctcatcttgTCAGGGAAGCGCTCCTCCATCAACGCCATCATCTCAGGGTGACGAATCACCATCCTCCTCATCCTGTCAGGGTTGCGCATCATCATCTCCCACATCTTAGGGTGCTCCATCATCAATATCATCATGTCAGGGTGATCCATCATCATCACCGTCATCCAAATCCTGTCAAGGTCATCCATCATCATCCATTCAGGGTGAAGCATCCACATCATGTCAGTGTAATGTAATGCCGTCCTCCTCATCTCACGGATTTCCCTCATCAAGTCATGGCGACTCCTCAACATCATgactccatcatcatcatcaccatcaccatcatcaccatcatcaccatcatcatggcTTCTCCTGGCTTGGTCTGTAAACGCTGACAGATTGAACTTGAAGTGAACTGGAATGTCCTCAGTGTCGATGTGTTTAAAGAGTTGCCTTCCATCTGCATGTGTCAACAGGTTCACCATCTTCCATTTCTTCTCCAATCTCTTCATTTCTTTACAATCTTCAGAGTCTACATCCCTAAACGCAGCCGCGTCCCACACAAAGCACAGAGCATTGAACTTGATCTGGTCCAAATCCAGAATACTACCCTTCTCGTGTCTATCATAGATAatggtgagagagaaggggatctGAAATCCATCCTGGTAATTGATTTCATATATCATTGTAGATAACTTGTTAACTTGGGGTAGCTTGAAACGGAACCCATTCTCCCACTGAACTCCCAGGATGTAGTTGATCATCAGTGTCACTACCTGGTCTTTGTCTCCCACCAGATAGATTGTCCTCCTAGACCTGGAACTCTGCTCTCCAAACCTGAGCCTGACTATTTTACCCACCGTCTGTATCGTCTCCATGGGGATCTCATAAACAGACGGCGAGCCAGAGAGCTTCAGTTCAATCTTTTCTTTAACATCGTCAGCCAATCGTGTGGTCTTTGAGAGGGTGGCGATGATGACTGGTGTGCTCCACTTGCTGATTCCAGCTTCACCACAGTCGTATCTGACTCTCACTGTGTACTTTGTGAGTGACTGCAGTCCGGTAATGATGCAGACATTGTCTTTGGAAGTCCACTTCATCCACTCTGCCTCCTCTTCACTCTCTTCTGTTGGCACCTCTTTGTGTTCTACCACATAGTTCTGAATCTTGACCCCTTGTCCAATCACAGACGGCATTGGACAGCATACCATGAGCTCAGAGGAGTAGGCTTTGATTTCAGGCTTACCGGGAGGGCATGAAGGCAAGGTTCTGATGATGTTACTGACCTCGCTGTCTGGACCAAGGCCTGCTGAACACACGGCTCTGTATTTGAACTTGTACTCTGTACTGGGAAGCAGTCCAGACACTGTGTAGGCTGCATCAGATTCAGATGTCTTCTCGCTGCTCCATCCATCTTTCTCATCAATACAGTATTCAATCAGGTAGTGGATGACGTCATGGGCTCCCCTATCAGGAGGGAGCAACTCCAGCGTCACACTGTTGTGAGTTCTGTCACATGCTCTGGGCTTCTCAGGTTTAGATGGAGGCTCCAAATGCTCGTTTCTTTTGGATCCGTTCTCATAAAGGTAAATGCTGGCTCCTTCTTGTTCCTTGTTGGGAATGGAGGCCAAGAGCAAACTTGTTTGTGTGTCTTCTTTGTTAGCTTCTGCAAAATCTTTGAAAAGTCCAGCTTGCTTGTCCATGTCATCAAATATGTTATCAGAGTGGTACCATCTTGTCAGATCCGGTTTAACTGGAACTAAGGCTTGTGTGTTCTCAGAGCTTTGGGAATTCAAAGCTGACAGGATAGGGTCCTCGCACCCCAGAGAGGTGAAAGTGAAACATACAACACGCTTCACCTTTGGGTTCAAGACCTCTTTGTCAAGTTCCTTCTTCGATGTGACTATCTTGGTGGAACACGTCTGACTGTAGTCCTCCGTAATCATCCTTAGGAACCGATCAACCACATTGATCTCTCTCTCAATGCGATCCATACATTCACTGAGGATGTTGCTGTTGAAACGGAACTCTCGCTGCTTTTTCAAGAAGTCGGACAACACCCTCTcttccttttctccccctctaaTAGACGGAAGGAGGTCCGCCAAAGTAGTCTTCAAATGTTCTGTGAAACACAGTTTTTTGAAAGTTTTCACTTTGGCATCAATTTCCTTGAAGTATTTTACAGGCTTGCTTCTCATTGCATCGTTGCATCTCATCTCCAGCTCACTGAGGTCTTCCAGCGCAGTCTGCCACTGGTCAACTAAGCTTCCACTGATCTGACAAACCATCTGGGCGGCAGTGGGGTCCAAGGCTTTTAACGGAAGTAGATTCACTTGCACAGGAACCCCCTCACCTACCTTCTGAGGCAAGGTTTTGTAGGTGTCCACGGCATCTTGAAAAGATACAGGATTGTTTTCCAGGAGAACGTCCCCATGGAATCTACAAGAGAACTTCTCGGTTTCAGTTGTAGAAGAGTTCTTCATGTCTAAAGCACTCTCACCCCCAATAGAAACGTTAAGAACACTATTAAGCTTCACTTTAAAGTTTGCCTCAATGTCTTTACGGTCCTCGTCACTTGAGACCTCACGATCAAACACAAAGAAAGCATTTGCTCCATAAAGTATACCTGTGACCACATGTGTAGCCTTGCCTTGGCTAAACATCTCCTTGTACTTTATGTGTTCCTGCCCAAGGTGGTTCATGGACAGTTGAGTGTTTTTCTTAGTGGTGGTGTAACAAAGTGTGACTCTCGCCTGATTCTGAGACTCTTTAACATCTTTCAAATACTGAGCTGATCCCTCAACCTTAACCAGCCCTGCCAAACAGCTTGCTTTGAGAGAGCCGTTCACATTTAACACAGAGTATTTGTCAGCTGTAGAGTCAGATGTGAGGACTTTGAAGTCGGTGAAAGGCTCGTCTGTTGTAATGATGTCCCTTCTGAGTGCTTCCTCGTCCCACAGAGTCAGCCCTGTAATCAGAGGAGACAAACCAAACACTAACAGTTACTTTATTGTGTTTgggtatgactgactgactgactgactgactgactgactgactgactgactgactgtctgtctgactgactgtctgactgactgagtgagtaGTGAGCAAGCGTGCTACGTGGAATGAGGTGATCATTGCGACAGTCATACAGCATTCCCAGGGAGAAGGGCCGTCCCAGTGCTGCGAGAGTCAAGGTTCCGTTTGAGCAAAGATCCATAGTAGGAAGTCACTGGTGGTcagaacaaaacaaacagaataacatgatgcctcactgcttgagttcagtccactggtggtcagaacaaaacaaacagaataTCATGATGCATCACTGCTTGAGTTCAGTCCACTGGTGGTCAGAATACAACAAACAGAATAACATGATGCATCACTGCTTGAGTTCAGTCCACTGGTGGTCAGAATACAACAAACAGAATAACATGATGCCTCACTGCTTGAGTTCAGTCCACTGGTGGTCAGAATACAACAAACAGAATAACATGATGCATCACTGCTTGAGTTCAGTCCACTGGTGGTcagaacaaaacaaacagaataACATGATGCATCACTGCTTGAGTTCAGTCCACTGGTGGTCAGAATACAACAAACAGGATAACATGATGCATCACTGCTTGAGTTCAGTCCACTGGTGGTcagaacaaaacaaacagaataACATGATGCATCACTGCTTGAGTTCAGTCCACTGGTGGTCAGAATACAACAAACAGGATAACATGATGCATCACTGCTTGAGTTCAGTCCACTGGTGGTcagaacaaaacaaacagaataACATGATGCCTCACTGCTTGAGTTCAGTCCACTGGTGGTCAGAATACAACAAACAGAATAACATGATGCATCACTGCTTGAGTTCAGTCCACTGGTGGTCAGAATACAACAAACAGAATAACATGATGCATCACTGCTTGAGTTCAGTCCACTGGTGGTCAGAATACAACAAACAGGATAACATGATGCATCACTGCTTGAGTTCAGTCCACTGGTGGTcagaacaaaacaaacagaataACATGATGCCTCACTGCTTGAGTTCAGTCCACTGGTGGTCAGAATACAACAAACAGAATAACATGATGCATCACTGCTTGAGTTCAGTCCACTGGTGGTCAGAATACAACAAACAGAATAACATGATGCCTCACTGCTTGAGTTCAGTCACCTCTTGAAAATATtgataaaaaatgaaaataaaaaacagttgTCTATTGGCCACAATGTATCATCacattaaaacttcttagggctatgCCCCTTTTTTCTCACTTTCCGCCAGAATGACGTGCCCAAactaaactgcctgttgctcaggccctgaagccaggatatgcatataattggtaccattggaaagaaaacactttgaagtttgtagaaatgttaaaataatgtaggataatataaaACAATAGccatggtaggagaaaatccaaaggaaAAAAAACAACCGAAATCTATTTTTTTGAGAACATCCTCTTAGAATGGCATGTATAAGGTTATATTGAAGCTCCCtgaatgcaattcctatggcttccacagggtgtcagcagtctatgttcaaggtttctgacttgtaacttcaaaaacaaatAAGAGATATCAGGTTTAGTACAGGGACAAACTTGGGAATTCGTGTTTGAGCATGAAGacaggacgcacctgctaaaatcggtttcctcttgaacatacttctttccgtaaaaactattatacactgctcaaaaaaataaagggaacacttaaacaacacaatgtaactccaagtcaatcacacttctgtgaaatcaaactgtccacttaggaagcaacactgattgacaataaatttcacatgctgttgtgcaaatggaatagacaacaggtggaaattataggcaattagcaagacacccccaataaatgaGTGGTTCTGcctgtggagaccacagaccacttctcagttcctatgcttcctggatgatgttttggtcacttttgaatgctggcggtgctttcactctagtggtagcatgagacggagtctacaacccccacaagtggctcaggtagtgcagctcatccaggatggcacatcaatgcgagctgtggcaagaaggtttgctgtgtctgtcagcgtagtgtccagagcatggaggcgctaccaggagacaggccagtacatcaggagacgtggaggaggccgtaggagggcaacaacccagcagcaggaccgctacctccgcctttgtgcaaggaggagcaggagaagcactgccagagccctacaaaatgacctccagcaggccacaaatgtgcatgtgtctgctcaaatggtcagaaacagactccatgagggtggtatgagggcccgacgtccacaggtgggggttgtgcttacagcccaacaccgtgcaggacgtttggcatttgccagagaacaccaagattggcaaattcgccactggcgccctgtgctcttcacagatgaaagcaggttcacactgagcacgtgacagacgtgacagagtctggagacgccgtggagaacgttctgctgcctgcaacatcctccagcatgaccggtttggcggtgggtcagtaatggtgtggggtggcatttctttggggggccgcacagccctccatgtgctcgccagaggtagcctgactgccattaggtaccgagatgagatcctcagaccccttgtgagaccatatgctggtgcggttggccctgggttcctcctaatgcaagacaatgctagacctcatgtggctggagtgtgtcagcagttcctgcaagaggaaggcattgatgctatggactggcccgcccgttccccagacctgaatccaattgagcacatctgggacatcatgtcttgctccatccaccaacgccacgttgcaccacagactgtccaggagttggcggatgctttagttcaggtctgggaggagatccctcaggagaccatccgccacctcatcaggagcatgcccaggcattgtagggaggtcatacaggcacgtggaggccacacacactactgagcctcattttgacttgttttaaggacattacatcaaagttggatcagcctgtagggtggttttccattttaattttgagtgtgactccaaatccagacctccatgggttgataaattggatttccatagattatttttgtgtgattttgttgtcagcacattcaactatgtaaagaaaaaagtatttaatacgattctttctttcattcagatctaggatgtgttgtttaagtgttccctttattttttgagcagtatagtttgattacattttagggtatctgaggagtaaatagaaacgtattttgacttgttgaaacaaagtttaggggtagatttttggattccatTCTCAccatgttgaatgagtggattagtcaaatcgatggcgccaactaaacagactttttgggatataaagacagattttatctaacaaaacgacactacatgttgtagctgggaccctttggatgacaaatcagaggaagattttcaaaaagtacgtGAATATTTAaacgctatttgtgaatttatgaaacctgtgccggtggaaaaatattttgatgtggggcgccgtcctcaaacaatcgcatggcatgttttcactgtaatagctactgtaaatcggacagcgcagttagattaacaagaatttaaactttcaacccgatataagac carries:
- the LOC106594338 gene encoding uncharacterized protein isoform X1 — protein: MDLCSNGTLTLAALGRPFSLGMLYDCRNDHLIPRLTLWDEEALRRDIITTDEPFTDFKVLTSDSTADKYSVLNVNGSLKASCLAGLVKVEGSAQYLKDVKESQNQARVTLCYTTTKKNTQLSMNHLGQEHIKYKEMFSQGKATHVVTGILYGANAFFVFDREVSSDEDRKDIEANFKVKLNSVLNVSIGGESALDMKNSSTTETEKFSCRFHGDVLLENNPVSFQDAVDTYKTLPQKVGEGVPVQVNLLPLKALDPTAAQMVCQISGSLVDQWQTALEDLSELEMRCNDAMRSKPVKYFKEIDAKVKTFKKLCFTEHLKTTLADLLPSIRGGEKEERVLSDFLKKQREFRFNSNILSECMDRIEREINVVDRFLRMITEDYSQTCSTKIVTSKKELDKEVLNPKVKRVVCFTFTSLGCEDPILSALNSQSSENTQALVPVKPDLTRWYHSDNIFDDMDKQAGLFKDFAEANKEDTQTSLLLASIPNKEQEGASIYLYENGSKRNEHLEPPSKPEKPRACDRTHNSVTLELLPPDRGAHDVIHYLIEYCIDEKDGWSSEKTSESDAAYTVSGLLPSTEYKFKYRAVCSAGLGPDSEVSNIIRTLPSCPPGKPEIKAYSSELMVCCPMPSVIGQGVKIQNYVVEHKEVPTEESEEEAEWMKWTSKDNVCIITGLQSLTKYTVRVRYDCGEAGISKWSTPVIIATLSKTTRLADDVKEKIELKLSGSPSVYEIPMETIQTVGKIVRLRFGEQSSRSRRTIYLVGDKDQVVTLMINYILGVQWENGFRFKLPQVNKLSTMIYEINYQDGFQIPFSLTIIYDRHEKGSILDLDQIKFNALCFVWDAAAFRDVDSEDCKEMKRLEKKWKMVNLLTHADGRQLFKHIDTEDIPVHFKFNLSAFTDQARRSHDDGDDGDDGDGDDDDGVMMLRSRHDLMREIREMRRTALHYTDMMWMLHPEWMMMDDLDRIWMTVMMMDHPDMMILMMEHPKMWEMMMRNPDRMRRMVIRHPEMMALMEERFPDKMRMMMINHPDLMESMKSHDGGADDDCDGADDDGDGGGGGGNDGDDHPQFEKMFWDADMGSMKRFFNTLLKMKSSCSLEDMFVLNADILR